A stretch of Acidobacteriota bacterium DNA encodes these proteins:
- a CDS encoding glycosyltransferase family 4 protein encodes MHVAIDLTSLLPNPTGVDNYLIHLVTHLGKVDQVRRYTIFVNYEDRQLFDGRLPANFSVRPACFRSRPARLLFQQVALPAAATLRGVDVVHSPAFLMPLYRGRQRHVLTVYDLSFFTHPQCHIPLRRSTPYKRALLASIRRADLITVPSLFTRQQILDLVPGTSADRLRVVSPGIGDEFQPPSRNGARQRIPDFPLPSSYILFVGTIEPRKNLVRLVESYRRLLKTGAIAEHLVLAGRLGWDYEELVRLVAAPDLAERVHLTGYVTQSDLPSLIAGARLFVYPSLEEGFGFPPLEAMACGIPTISSRSSSLGENLEGAADLVDPTDVEALAAALHRSLHDENHRAMRIAQGLACAARFRWNETARQTISCYDALG; translated from the coding sequence GTGCATGTCGCGATCGATCTCACGTCGCTGCTGCCGAACCCAACCGGCGTCGACAACTACCTCATTCACCTGGTGACACACCTCGGCAAGGTGGACCAGGTACGCCGTTACACGATCTTCGTCAACTACGAGGACCGGCAACTGTTCGACGGCCGCCTGCCAGCGAATTTCAGCGTCAGGCCCGCGTGCTTCCGGTCCCGCCCGGCCCGGCTGCTCTTCCAGCAGGTGGCGCTTCCAGCCGCCGCCACACTTCGCGGAGTGGACGTCGTCCATTCGCCTGCGTTCCTCATGCCGCTCTACCGTGGACGGCAGCGTCACGTCCTTACCGTGTACGACCTGAGTTTCTTCACACACCCGCAATGCCATATCCCGCTCCGACGAAGCACGCCGTATAAGCGCGCGCTGCTGGCGAGCATTCGCCGCGCGGATCTCATCACCGTGCCCTCGCTTTTCACACGCCAGCAGATCCTCGACCTCGTGCCAGGCACGTCCGCCGACCGTCTGCGGGTGGTGAGCCCGGGGATCGGCGATGAGTTCCAACCCCCATCGCGGAACGGTGCGCGCCAACGGATCCCCGATTTCCCGCTGCCCTCTTCCTACATCCTCTTCGTCGGCACCATCGAGCCACGCAAGAACCTCGTCCGCCTCGTCGAAAGCTACCGGCGCCTGCTGAAGACCGGGGCCATCGCCGAACACCTTGTCCTCGCCGGCCGGCTTGGGTGGGACTACGAGGAGTTGGTCCGCCTCGTGGCGGCGCCGGATCTGGCCGAACGCGTGCACCTCACCGGGTACGTCACGCAGAGCGATCTTCCGTCGCTCATCGCCGGTGCGCGGCTGTTCGTCTATCCATCACTCGAGGAGGGATTCGGGTTCCCGCCGCTCGAAGCGATGGCGTGCGGCATCCCCACGATCTCGTCCCGCTCCTCGTCGCTCGGAGAAAACCTCGAGGGCGCCGCCGATCTCGTCGATCCGACGGATGTCGAGGCCCTGGCAGCCGCGTTACACCGTTCGCTGCATGACGAGAATCATCGCGCGATGCGGATCGCACAGGGGCTCGCCTGCGCGGCGCGGTTTCGATGGAACGAGACCGCGCGGCAGACAATCAGTTGCTACGACGCGCTCGGGTGA
- a CDS encoding glycosyltransferase family 4 protein has translation MRVVVIARAVRPLHGEGGLERSVHDLVRHLAARQVQVTLITPPPTSVRRSGTGDPFASPHITLRHVPYSTFPLANRRGTTILDRSTAYPLFGWRAGRVALELARTEGADIVHAFGASGLGYALCRRQTDPPLVVNPQGMEEFGASSAAPPGLKRWGYAPLRAAVRATTRRAAAIIATDRSIVPFAERHLRPKTGQLITIPNGIDLVDMGALAGPAEGQLLRQRHGIAADDTVLLSVGRLEHNKGFDLLAQALGRAARPGGPLAGLGWRWVLAGAGPYRAAIQAVVEAEGLGPHVLFAGRVSDADLHAWYEAATVFVHPSRYEGSSLVTLEAMAHRRAIIATRAGGLPDKVRPGVNGWLVDVDSVDGLTRAIEEAAAARGSLQAMGAASRRIVEEEFSWTVLVESYLTAYAALSARSALQPDGR, from the coding sequence TTGAGGGTGGTGGTGATCGCGCGCGCGGTGCGGCCACTGCATGGCGAGGGGGGCCTTGAGCGGTCCGTCCACGATTTGGTGCGGCACCTTGCCGCGCGGCAGGTACAGGTCACGCTCATCACCCCGCCACCCACAAGCGTGCGGCGCAGTGGAACGGGCGACCCGTTTGCGTCGCCGCACATCACGCTTCGCCATGTGCCGTATTCAACGTTTCCCCTGGCGAATCGGCGAGGTACGACCATTCTCGACCGCAGCACGGCGTATCCGCTGTTTGGATGGCGGGCCGGTCGTGTCGCGCTCGAGCTTGCGCGAACGGAAGGCGCTGACATCGTTCACGCGTTCGGCGCCAGTGGTCTGGGCTACGCGCTGTGCCGTCGCCAAACGGATCCGCCGCTGGTGGTCAACCCGCAAGGGATGGAAGAATTCGGCGCGTCGTCTGCGGCGCCACCCGGCCTGAAGCGGTGGGGCTACGCACCGCTGCGTGCGGCGGTGCGCGCCACCACGCGGCGCGCGGCGGCCATCATCGCCACGGATCGATCGATCGTGCCGTTTGCTGAACGCCACCTTCGCCCGAAGACGGGCCAGTTGATCACCATCCCGAATGGCATCGATCTGGTCGACATGGGCGCGTTGGCCGGACCCGCTGAGGGCCAGTTGCTGCGTCAACGCCACGGCATTGCCGCAGACGACACGGTGCTGCTCAGCGTCGGCCGTCTGGAACACAACAAGGGTTTTGATCTGTTGGCGCAGGCCCTGGGCCGGGCCGCGCGACCGGGCGGGCCGCTGGCCGGCCTCGGTTGGCGCTGGGTGCTGGCGGGCGCAGGCCCCTATCGAGCCGCGATTCAGGCGGTGGTCGAGGCCGAAGGGCTCGGACCGCACGTGCTGTTCGCGGGTCGCGTGTCTGATGCCGATTTGCACGCGTGGTATGAAGCCGCCACCGTCTTCGTCCATCCGAGCCGGTACGAAGGCAGTTCATTGGTCACGCTCGAAGCCATGGCGCATCGGCGCGCGATCATCGCGACTCGAGCGGGCGGCTTGCCGGACAAGGTACGGCCCGGCGTGAATGGCTGGCTGGTGGATGTGGATTCGGTGGACGGCCTGACGCGCGCGATTGAGGAAGCCGCTGCGGCTCGTGGCTCACTCCAGGCAATGGGAGCAGCCAGCCGCCGGATTGTCGAAGAAGAATTTTCGTGGACGGTGCTTGTCGAGTCGTATCTGACCGCGTACGCCGCGCTCAGCGCGCGGAGCGCCCTCCAACCGGATGGGCGATAA
- a CDS encoding glycosyltransferase family 4 protein gives MTPRRVLLVTDSFPPGAGGSGWSTFELARQLRNRGHAVQVVHAKPGTVNGLHRTEYEGVPVTEFRVHVPNVPVLRNVLKNERLWAALGRYLVTRLAAEPADIIHAQHVMTTVPAVRAGRRTGVPVVATVRDYWPVCYWSDLIVSPSAAALCPACTVGGMRACIPPRAGALGKGAWSLIPYMRRNLATKRRELARADAVVAVSTAIARDLHERAPELAGTRLEIIHNPVDMSELAPVAPPVADPHVLYAGKLAVNKGVQFLLPALDAARIDWPLVVIGDGPMRTELEAQARRSGRQVRWLGWRDRHEVLAAMRAATMLAFPSYGPESLSRVLIEASALGLPIAAMDTGGTSDIVRHEETGLLAATAEGFARDLARLAGDPVLRARLSAGAAAHARAHFEASRVGERVEALYASVIEARPQGPGARH, from the coding sequence ATGACACCCCGACGCGTCCTGCTCGTGACCGATTCCTTTCCCCCTGGCGCGGGCGGCTCGGGATGGAGCACCTTCGAACTGGCACGGCAGCTCCGCAATCGCGGCCATGCCGTGCAGGTGGTGCATGCCAAACCCGGCACGGTCAACGGCCTCCACCGCACGGAGTACGAAGGTGTGCCTGTCACCGAATTCCGCGTCCACGTTCCCAACGTGCCGGTGCTGCGAAACGTCCTCAAGAACGAACGCCTCTGGGCGGCGCTGGGCCGGTACCTGGTCACGCGACTGGCGGCCGAACCCGCCGACATCATCCACGCGCAGCACGTGATGACGACGGTGCCGGCGGTGCGGGCGGGGCGTCGTACCGGCGTGCCGGTGGTGGCCACCGTGCGCGACTACTGGCCCGTCTGTTACTGGTCAGACCTCATCGTGAGCCCCTCAGCTGCCGCGCTGTGTCCGGCGTGCACCGTCGGCGGCATGCGCGCGTGTATCCCGCCGCGTGCCGGCGCGCTCGGGAAGGGCGCATGGTCGCTGATTCCCTACATGCGTCGCAATCTCGCCACCAAACGCCGTGAACTCGCGCGGGCGGACGCGGTGGTGGCCGTAAGCACCGCGATCGCGCGTGACCTGCACGAACGCGCACCCGAACTCGCGGGCACGCGCCTTGAGATCATCCACAATCCCGTGGATATGTCAGAGCTGGCTCCAGTCGCGCCGCCTGTGGCTGACCCCCATGTGCTGTACGCCGGGAAACTCGCGGTCAACAAGGGCGTGCAGTTCCTGCTCCCGGCACTTGATGCCGCGCGGATCGACTGGCCGCTGGTGGTCATTGGCGACGGCCCGATGCGCACGGAGCTTGAGGCGCAGGCGCGGCGCTCGGGCCGCCAGGTGCGATGGCTCGGCTGGCGCGATCGCCACGAAGTGCTGGCCGCCATGCGTGCGGCAACGATGCTCGCGTTCCCCTCCTACGGACCAGAGTCATTGAGCCGTGTCCTCATCGAGGCGTCGGCGCTGGGACTTCCGATCGCCGCCATGGACACTGGCGGCACCAGCGACATCGTGAGGCACGAAGAGACAGGCCTGCTGGCGGCAACCGCTGAGGGCTTCGCGCGCGACCTGGCGCGGCTGGCCGGCGATCCGGTGCTGCGGGCGCGCCTGAGCGCCGGCGCAGCGGCCCACGCACGGGCCCACTTTGAGGCCTCGCGCGTCGGCGAACGTGTGGAGGCCCTGTACGCCTCGGTCATCGAGGCGCGGCCACAGGGGCCAGGAGCGCGCCATTGA
- a CDS encoding glycosyltransferase family 4 protein, with protein MRILYAALDQQVPGTLGGSVHVRAVAEGLAALGHEVHVAVAQGGPWPAGSVHWHAMRPPLGRPELRWMRAGAVADLARQVGADVVMERYYNFGGEGVAAARQLGVPSVLEVNAPVIDYPGSTKSRLDRALLVEPMRRWRDALCRQAALLVTPNAQILPSWLDRAKVLEAEWGADVDSFRPDVTGPLPFTRDPARVLCVFAGAFRSWHGVAQMAASLARLHRQGEDRLGAVFIGDGPERAAAEQLTRDVPGVTFTGAVPHDQLPQCLAAADIGVAPFDPGKHKPLALGFYWSPLKIFEYMSAGLPVVAPRLSRIAALVSDGDEGLLYDPADPRTLDDALVRLTDTELRERLGGAARVRAVAQYSWRAHCALLDTRLRALVAARSGTRT; from the coding sequence ATGCGCATCCTCTACGCCGCGCTCGATCAGCAGGTCCCGGGCACGCTGGGCGGGTCGGTGCACGTGCGGGCGGTGGCCGAAGGCCTGGCCGCGCTGGGACACGAGGTGCATGTGGCGGTGGCACAGGGTGGGCCCTGGCCCGCTGGATCGGTGCATTGGCATGCGATGCGGCCACCACTCGGGCGACCGGAGCTGCGGTGGATGCGCGCGGGGGCCGTGGCCGATCTGGCCCGGCAGGTTGGCGCCGATGTCGTGATGGAGCGCTACTACAACTTCGGCGGCGAAGGCGTGGCCGCCGCGCGGCAACTGGGCGTGCCCTCGGTGCTCGAAGTGAACGCCCCGGTGATCGACTACCCGGGTTCGACAAAATCACGCCTCGATCGCGCGTTGCTCGTGGAGCCCATGCGTCGATGGCGCGATGCGTTGTGCCGGCAGGCCGCGTTGCTGGTTACGCCCAACGCGCAGATCCTCCCGTCGTGGCTCGATCGCGCCAAGGTGCTGGAGGCCGAGTGGGGCGCGGACGTGGACTCCTTCCGTCCGGATGTGACGGGCCCGCTTCCGTTCACGCGCGACCCGGCGCGTGTGTTGTGCGTCTTCGCCGGCGCGTTTCGATCGTGGCACGGCGTCGCGCAGATGGCGGCCTCCCTCGCCCGCCTGCATCGTCAGGGCGAAGATCGTCTTGGCGCGGTGTTCATTGGTGATGGCCCTGAACGGGCGGCCGCTGAACAGCTGACGCGCGACGTTCCTGGCGTGACATTCACCGGCGCTGTGCCGCACGACCAGTTGCCACAGTGCCTGGCCGCTGCCGACATCGGCGTGGCACCGTTTGACCCAGGCAAACACAAACCTCTCGCGCTGGGGTTCTACTGGTCTCCGCTCAAGATCTTCGAGTACATGTCTGCGGGACTCCCGGTGGTGGCACCGCGCCTTTCGCGCATCGCCGCCCTGGTCAGCGACGGCGACGAGGGGCTGTTGTATGACCCAGCTGACCCTCGGACGCTTGATGACGCGCTGGTCCGACTCACGGATACAGAACTGCGAGAGCGGCTGGGTGGCGCCGCTCGGGTTCGTGCCGTCGCGCAATACAGCTGGCGGGCGCATTGCGCGCTGCTGGACACGCGGCTCCGCGCGCTTGTCGCCGCTCGCTCGGGGACCAGGACATGA
- a CDS encoding class I SAM-dependent methyltransferase, translated as MISPALFTVARCPECRIALTPQPPGAVCPTCQRVFDGSHGYLDLRPIEAFAEQTKYLDEALHVDARHETVAPPLLGSKIRNDQLRAFLELAPGDRVVDLGCGSGRAMIWNRDTGASFTGIDISAFFASESLDQCDLLLGDLRRLPLADASFNKAWSLDVLEHLSPQALHDMLAEANRVLTDGGAMFVYTHVRKNGPLALGVRLVNRLGGLLHRLGLLDLGTERLRKSDHLNPIADHDDLRRVAAAAGFEVERITYYTPIIGAFVENILTRMAEQFMARRSRSAGAGGADAGAAVRAARKDAKTRLRKRGPVYWATRGATGLMYLDVWLWGRFSSGPFFARLRKLPRAPH; from the coding sequence ATGATCTCGCCCGCGCTGTTCACGGTGGCGCGCTGTCCGGAATGCCGCATCGCGCTGACACCACAGCCGCCAGGCGCGGTGTGCCCCACGTGCCAGCGGGTGTTCGACGGATCCCATGGCTACCTCGACCTCCGGCCCATCGAAGCGTTTGCCGAGCAGACGAAGTACCTCGACGAGGCGCTGCATGTGGATGCGCGGCACGAGACCGTGGCGCCTCCGTTGCTCGGGTCCAAGATTCGCAATGACCAATTACGCGCGTTTCTCGAACTCGCGCCTGGCGATCGCGTGGTGGACCTTGGCTGTGGCAGCGGCCGCGCCATGATCTGGAATCGCGACACCGGCGCGTCGTTCACCGGCATCGACATCAGCGCCTTCTTCGCGAGCGAATCACTCGACCAGTGCGACCTGCTCCTGGGCGATCTGCGACGCCTGCCGCTTGCCGACGCCTCCTTCAACAAAGCCTGGTCGCTCGACGTGCTGGAGCATCTTTCGCCGCAGGCCCTGCACGACATGCTGGCGGAAGCGAACCGCGTGCTGACGGATGGCGGGGCGATGTTTGTCTACACGCACGTGCGCAAGAACGGTCCGCTCGCGCTGGGCGTGCGCCTCGTCAATCGCCTCGGCGGACTCCTCCATCGTCTTGGCCTGCTCGACCTCGGCACCGAGCGGCTCCGCAAATCCGATCACCTCAATCCGATCGCAGACCACGACGACCTGCGCCGCGTCGCGGCCGCCGCAGGGTTCGAGGTGGAACGCATCACCTACTACACGCCGATCATCGGCGCCTTTGTCGAAAACATCCTGACGCGTATGGCCGAACAGTTCATGGCGCGGCGCTCACGAAGCGCCGGAGCCGGCGGTGCCGACGCTGGCGCGGCCGTACGGGCGGCCAGAAAAGACGCCAAGACGCGGCTCCGGAAGCGTGGGCCCGTCTACTGGGCCACACGTGGCGCAACCGGTTTGATGTACCTCGACGTGTGGCTCTGGGGACGTTTTTCCTCAGGACCGTTTTTTGCCCGCCTGCGCAAATTGCCGCGCGCACCGCACTGA
- a CDS encoding glycosyltransferase family 4 protein, with translation MNILSFADTRFPIERANGVQTMATCRAMASRGHHVTLLVRPDTAVPPRDPFEFYGVAPISSLVIEAVSAPGGATGRRVRLLWTGLRRALSGGVDLVFTRDLGLAALLARIPASRRPKLVYESHGIAPVVSASMPALLGRPDLAPSPRKIARLDRREALVWKRADAYVTITQTLADDLAERYGPRERVFVVPDGASPVPPAAAGSQHHTGAHTRVRAAYAGHLYPWKGVDVFVRALAAVPDVDGLIVGGHPGEPDLARVTALAQSLNLGARLTITGLLAPYEVAAALATADIFMLPNTSTAISERYTSPLKLFEYLARGGAIIASDLPALGEVLTHNETALLVPSGDAAALAATLSALAADPARRRRLGEAARALSHDYTWDRRAERLDQAFAAAVCA, from the coding sequence GTGAACATTCTTTCGTTTGCCGACACCCGCTTCCCCATCGAACGCGCCAATGGCGTCCAGACGATGGCGACGTGCCGGGCGATGGCGTCGCGGGGCCACCACGTCACGCTGCTGGTGCGGCCAGACACGGCGGTGCCGCCCCGTGATCCATTCGAGTTCTACGGCGTTGCGCCCATCTCTTCGCTCGTGATCGAAGCGGTATCGGCCCCTGGTGGCGCCACAGGCCGGCGAGTGCGTCTGCTGTGGACGGGATTGCGGCGGGCCTTGTCAGGGGGCGTAGACCTGGTCTTCACGCGCGATCTGGGACTGGCCGCATTGCTCGCACGCATCCCCGCCTCGCGGCGGCCGAAGCTCGTGTACGAGTCACATGGAATCGCGCCGGTGGTCAGTGCCTCGATGCCCGCACTGCTGGGACGGCCCGACCTGGCGCCATCTCCCCGGAAGATTGCGCGTCTCGACCGTCGCGAAGCGCTGGTGTGGAAGCGCGCCGATGCCTACGTCACCATCACGCAGACGCTGGCCGACGATCTCGCCGAGCGATACGGACCGCGGGAGCGGGTCTTTGTGGTGCCTGATGGCGCCAGCCCCGTGCCGCCGGCCGCCGCCGGGTCACAACACCACACCGGTGCTCACACGCGTGTCCGCGCCGCCTACGCCGGGCACCTTTACCCGTGGAAAGGCGTTGACGTGTTTGTGCGCGCACTGGCCGCCGTGCCTGACGTGGATGGTTTGATTGTGGGTGGGCACCCAGGCGAACCTGACCTCGCGCGGGTGACGGCACTGGCGCAGTCGCTCAACCTCGGCGCTCGACTTACCATCACCGGATTGCTGGCGCCATACGAGGTGGCCGCCGCCCTCGCCACCGCCGACATCTTCATGCTGCCCAACACGTCCACCGCCATCTCCGAGCGCTACACCTCACCACTGAAACTGTTCGAATACCTCGCGCGCGGCGGCGCCATCATCGCGTCGGATCTGCCGGCCCTCGGTGAAGTGCTGACGCACAACGAGACCGCGCTGCTCGTCCCGTCCGGCGACGCAGCCGCGCTGGCCGCCACCCTCTCGGCACTGGCCGCAGACCCGGCCCGGCGGCGTCGCCTCGGCGAGGCTGCGCGGGCGTTGTCACACGACTACACATGGGACCGCCGGGCCGAACGGCTCGACCAGGCCTTCGCGGCGGCGGTGTGCGCATGA
- a CDS encoding CPBP family intramembrane metalloprotease produces the protein MDESLSAAPASPGFDAAPVATLDRPPATVFAALQAIAVCGIPTQVVVATVLILGTGMAPLTPDGLSLEFVATVSFIDTALVAILIRIFLMASGENSRDVYLGHRRPSGEIWRGLALVPVAFLVVVGLVSALRAMAPWLHNVKVSPLEAFMGNPLDAAIFAVVVILAGGVREELQRGFILHRFGQRLGGMWVGNLVFGVAFGLLHFDQGWDIALVIGLLGLAWGAFYIRRRSIVMSIANHAGFNAVQVLQQVLAASLGLGK, from the coding sequence ATGGACGAATCCTTGAGCGCGGCCCCTGCGTCGCCGGGCTTTGACGCAGCCCCCGTCGCCACGCTGGATCGTCCACCGGCCACGGTGTTTGCGGCGCTGCAGGCCATCGCGGTCTGCGGCATTCCCACGCAGGTCGTCGTCGCGACGGTGCTCATCCTCGGCACCGGCATGGCGCCTCTGACGCCGGATGGTCTGTCGCTTGAGTTCGTGGCGACCGTCAGCTTCATCGATACCGCGCTCGTGGCCATTCTCATCCGCATCTTCCTGATGGCCAGCGGTGAAAACTCGCGGGATGTGTACCTCGGACACCGGCGGCCTTCAGGCGAGATCTGGCGCGGACTCGCGCTGGTGCCGGTGGCGTTCCTGGTGGTCGTTGGTCTGGTCTCAGCGCTGCGCGCGATGGCCCCGTGGCTGCACAACGTCAAAGTGAGTCCGCTCGAAGCGTTCATGGGCAATCCGCTCGACGCGGCGATTTTCGCGGTCGTCGTGATCCTGGCCGGCGGGGTGCGCGAAGAGTTGCAGCGCGGGTTCATCCTGCATCGCTTCGGTCAACGGCTGGGCGGCATGTGGGTGGGTAATCTGGTGTTCGGCGTCGCCTTCGGGCTGCTGCACTTCGACCAGGGCTGGGACATCGCACTCGTCATCGGCCTGCTCGGTCTCGCCTGGGGTGCGTTCTATATCAGGCGCCGGTCCATTGTCATGTCTATCGCGAACCACGCCGGGTTCAACGCCGTGCAGGTGCTGCAACAGGTGCTCGCCGCTTCTCTGGGCCTGGGCAAGTGA